The Bacteroidota bacterium genome includes the window ACAAGGCCATGGAAGCTATTTTTGACGGCTGGAAAATCCCGGAAGCGTACCTGACGGACCTTGATATCAGTATCGTCGAGCGGCATTACGCAGCGCTATCAGACAAGCTAGGTTTTGATGTACCTGTGCCGGCGAGGTACTACACCGAATTCGGCTATAAGATATTGGCGACACAGGAGTACGACTATGCGCAATGGACCTTTGAGCAATACGCAGCAGCCTATCCCCACGCCGCCGGCCCGCATGTGGGAATGGGGGACGTCCAACTGATGCAAGGCGCATTTGAAGCTGCCCAGGCCGCCTACAAAGCAGCCCTTGAACGCAACGCGAACAACACACGTGCGCAGCATATGCTTGACACGCTGCTCAAACGTTGAGCTTTATCAGTCGTAAAGTAGTTACTGGTACCGGATCCAGCGAACGATATCTTTTACGCTTGGCTTCTTGCCATACATGAGGATACCCACACGATAAATGCGGCTGCTTACCCACATCGCACCGACAAACGTGGCGAGCAACAGCACAAAGGCTCCGCCTACTTGCCAGAAGGGTACCTCAGTCACGGCAACCCGCACAACCATGAGGATAGGCGAGAAAAAGGGTACCATCGAAAGCGATATTGCCAGCGTGCTATTCGGGCTTTCGACAAGAAACACAATGAACATAATCGGGATGATGATCAGCGCATAAATGGGCATCAGTAAGCCCTGGGCGTCCTGTTGCTGTTCAACGAGGGAAGAGACCGCTGCAAACAGGCTCGAATACAGCAAGTAGCCACCGAGGAAGTACAACACAAACCAGACAAACACACTCGGGTTAATGGATGGAATTGCAAAATCCATGGCGTCAATAATTTCTTCCTGCGAAGCATCTGCAGCGAGGCTAAGCGCAGCTGGATCCACAAAAGAGGCTGCGATATTGCCGGCAAAAAGAATCGTCGCCAACATAAGACCACTCCATACAATCATCTGCACAATCCCAACAGCCCCAATCCCAAGTACCTTGCCCATTAACATTTGAAATGGACGAACAGAAGAAACCATCACTTCAATAACG containing:
- a CDS encoding ABC transporter permease, whose amino-acid sequence is MDKIWIVFKSEFLRRVRSKWFIIGTLLAPIILIAIAVLPAVLGVAASESDEKSIIVLDDTGIFLEGLKRHASDQYSFTISDAAPEVLRQEVLDGNYNGYLYIPEILLDGEGEASFYSVEGSGLSAGSRLERALTRTLEEHRLEEFDVSDEIKAVLETSVPVRTVKISEDGDEADSAAFFSILGFIMGFIIYAAMFIYGAYVIQGVLEEKTTRVIEVMVSSVRPFQMLMGKVLGIGAVGIVQMIVWSGLMLATILFAGNIAASFVDPAALSLAADASQEEIIDAMDFAIPSINPSVFVWFVLYFLGGYLLYSSLFAAVSSLVEQQQDAQGLLMPIYALIIIPIMFIVFLVESPNSTLAISLSMVPFFSPILMVVRVAVTEVPFWQVGGAFVLLLATFVGAMWVSSRIYRVGILMYGKKPSVKDIVRWIRYQ